The Arachis hypogaea cultivar Tifrunner chromosome 16, arahy.Tifrunner.gnm2.J5K5, whole genome shotgun sequence genome contains a region encoding:
- the LOC112758170 gene encoding branched-chain-amino-acid aminotransferase-like protein 2, with product MVGSEIVEVIHSWSAPRSLSTSTMYSFAQRDDIEVLDEPLYANFLRVTGLDRPYRKELLSKMESDGNKVVNDIIFGPGRMKYRYCKHIAKQRVPGLTNDLMKKGKHFILIRNPLDILPSFDKVVAPSFFELGLAELVCIYNELRELGKSPPVIDAADLQQHPEATLRGLCDDLEIPFQPTMLSWEEGPKSIDGLWAPWWYESIHKSTCFNQAKRYPQTFPFSLYDLLEQSLPLYNMLRRHVKKKQSSLLSPPLPLPDLPVPTNEKILVWVGDEIVPRDSAKVSVFDSVVQGGDSVWEGLRVYNGKIFKLEEHLDRMFDSAKALAFENVPTRDEIKDAIFRTLIRNGMFDNSHIRLSLTRGKKVTSGMSPAFNLYGCTLIVLAEWKPPVYDNTRGIVLVTASTRRNSPNSLDSKIHHNNLLNNILAKIEGNNAKVDDAIMLDKDGYVSETNATNIFIVKKGRVSTPHADYCLPGITRATIMDLVVKEDLILEERRISLSEVHTADEMWTSGTMGELSPVVKVDGRRIGDGEIGPVTKRLQDAYKNLTQQSGVPIPTYLAN from the exons ATGGTGGGAAGTGAAATAGTGGAGGTGATTCACTCATGGTCTGCACCAAGATCCTTAAGTACTAGTACCATGTATTCTTTTGCTCAG AGGGATGACATAGAAGTTCTTGATGAGCCTCTCTATGCAAATTTCCTTCGAGTTACTGGTCTTGATAGACCTTACAGGAAAGAACTACTCTCCAAAATG GAATCTGATGGAAATAAGGTGGTGAATGATATAATTTTTGGTCCAGGAAGGATGAAGTATAGATATTGTAAG CACATAGCAAAGCAAAGGGTACCAGGTTTGACAAATGATCTAATGAAGAAAGGGAAACACTTCATTCTGATCAGAAATCCTCTTGACATTTTG CCATCATTTGACAAGGTTGTGGCTCCATCTTTCTTTGAGTTGGGATTGGCAGAGCTTGTCTGTATATACAACGAGCTTCGCGAGCTAGGCAAGTCGCCGCCTGTTATTGATGCTGCAGACCTTCAACAACATCCTGAG GCTACTCTGCGAGGTCTTTgtgatgatttggagatccctttTCAACCTACCATGCTCAG TTGGGAAGAAGGTCCAAAATCAATAGATGGCTTATGGGCACCTTGGTGGTATGAATCTATTCATAAATCTACTTGTTTTAACCAAGCGAAAAGGTATCCTCAG ACATTTCCATTTTCTCTGTATGATCTGTTGGAGCAAAGTCTACCGTTGTACAATATGCTTCGACGCCATGTGAAGAAGAAGCAATCATCACTTCTAAGCCCTCCTTTACCACTTCCTGACCTTCCTGTTCCTACAAATGAGAAAATTCTTGTTTGGGTTGGTGATGAGATTGTGCCGCGTGATAGCGCAAAG GTATCTGTGTTTGATTCGGTTGTCCAAGGGGGCGACTCGGTTTGGGAGGGTCTTAGAGTGTATAATGGCAAGATATTCAAGCTTGAAGAACATCTAGACAG GATGTTTGATTCAGCAAAAGCTTTGGCTTTTGAAAATGTTCCAACTAGAGATGAG ATTAAGGATgcaattttcagaaccttgattagGAATGGCATGTTTGACAATTCACACATCAGACTATCTCTAACAAGAGGGAAGAAG GTCACTTCTGGGATGAGTCCAGCATTCAATCTATATGGATGCACATTAATTG TGCTCGCTGAATGGAAGCCCCCAGTATATGATAATACACGTGGTATCGTtcttgtaactgcttcaactcgcCGTAATTCACCTAAT AGTTTGGATTCAAAGATTCATCACAATAACCTCCTCAATAATATACTTGCAAAG ATTGAAGGCAATAACGCAAAAGTAGATGATGCAATTATGCTAGACAAAGATGGTTATGTATCTGAAACCAATGCAACTAACATT TTCATAGTAAAGAAGGGACGCGTTAGCACTCCTCATGCCGATTATTGTCTTCCTGGGATTACCCGCGCTACG ATAATGGATCTAGTGGTGAAGGAGGACTTAATCTTAGAGGAGCGAAGAATTAGCTTATCAGAAGTGCACACCGCAGACGAG ATGTGGACATCAGGAACCATGGGAGAACTAAGCCCA GTGGTGAAAGTTGATGGACGCAGAATTGGTGATGGAGAAATAGGGCCTGTCACTAAAAGATTGCAAGATGCTTATAAAAATTTGACACAACAATCTGGTGTTCCTATACCAACTTACCTTGCAAATTGA